The genomic stretch GATCTCGCCGAACTGGTCGCCGGCTGGCACGCCGACGGTGTCACCGACGGCTTCCACCTCGTCCCCGTCGAGCCGCGCCGTGACCTGGAGCGGCTGGTCAACGGCACGGCGGCACTGCTGCAGCACCGCGGCCTGTTCCGCACCTTCTACCCGGGCAGCACCCTGCGCGAGCACCTGGGGCTCGCGCGGCCCGCCCATCGGTACGCGCCGGGGCCGGGAGCGTCATGACAGGGGGAACGTCATGAGCGTACGGCGGCAGGTGCATCTCGCGGCCCTTTGCCCGGGCACCGAGGACACCACCGGATGGGCGGATCCCCGCGCGGACTCGTACACGGCGTTCGTCTCCTTCGAGCGCCTGGCAGGGATCGCCGAGCGCGGGCTGTTCGACTTCCTGCTGCTCGGCGAGGGGCTGCGGCTGCCCGAGCACCGGGGCCGGATCCACGACCTCGAACCGGTGAGCCGGCCGGAACCGGCCGCCCTGCTGCACGCGCTCGCCGGGAGCACCGCACGGCTGGGGCTCGCCGCCACGGCGGACACCGCCTTCGGCGAACCATACGAACTCGCCCGCAGAATCGCCACGTTGGACCACCTGAGCGGGGGCCGGGCGGCCTGGCGGGTGACGGCCACGCCGGACGCCGCCGAGAACTTCCGCCCCGGCACACCGGCGGAGCACTCCGCGAGAACCGCCGAATTCGTCACCGTCGCGAAGCTGCTGTGGGACTCCTGGACACCCGACGGGATGCCCCGGCTGTTCGCGCACCAGGGTCGGCACTTCGACATCGCGGGCCAGTTCGGGCTCCCGCGGTCCCCGCAGGGGCGGCCCGTGGTGATCCACGGGGGCGAGTCCGCCAAGACCCGGGAACTGGCCGCGGCCACGGCCGATGTGCTCCTCACCCGGCACGGCCCGCTGGAGACGGCCCGCTTCCGCTACGGCCGCGTCAAGCGGCGGCTCGCCGCGTACGGTCGCGCACCGGAGGAGCTGAGGATCATGCCCGGCGTCACCGTCGTGCTCGGGGACACCGCCGCCGAGGCGCAGGAGCGGGCCGCCGGGATCAGACGGCAACGGGTCACCCCGCAGTATGCGCGCTACGCGCTGGAGCGGCTGTGGGGCGTGGACCTCTCCGGTCACGACCCCGACGGCCCGCTGCCCGCGATCGCCCCGCGGAGCCGGGACGGCGCGACCCTGGCACGCGTCGGGAGATGGCGGGCGCTGGCGGAGGAGAAGGGGCTGTCCGGCCGGGAGACCGTGATCGAGGCGAGCGGCAGGCAGTCGTTCGTCGGCACGCCCGACTCGGTCGCCTCCGACCTGCACGCCCAGGTCCTTGAGGGAGCCGCCGACGGTTTCCTGCTGGCGGCCGACGGACTGGAGGAGTTCGTGGACCGGGTGGTGCCGCTGCTCCAGGAGCGTGGCGCGTTCCGCACGGAATACCAGGGCGCCACTCTCCGCTCCCATCTCGGGCTGCCTCACCCGGGAGAGGAAGGCTGATCACAGATGAAAGGAAACACGGCATGACGACGGACGCGGCCGACGCGTGGCAGCGGCGGCACGAGAAGCGTGTCGAGAAGGTCTCGGCGCCCTACGGGCCGCTCGCACTGACCGCCACCTTCCCCCAGTGCCTGAACGGCCTGGGGGCACCCCCAGGGTCGAGGACCATCCGGCGGGGCGGCTTCCGGACATTCCCGGGATTTGGGTGGCCGATGGGGAAGGCGTGGTGCTCACCGCCGTCGAGGCCGACGGGCTGAGCGTGGACGGGCGGCCCTTCGCGGGTGCGGTCCGGCTCGCCGCCGACCGCGGGCCGGAGGCTCAGGCGCGGGTCGCGCTCGCTGAGAAGCGGCTGTTCGTGCTGGTCCGGGAGGGCGTGTGGGGCGTGCGGGTCTACGACCCCG from Streptomyces roseochromogenus subsp. oscitans DS 12.976 encodes the following:
- a CDS encoding NtaA/DmoA family FMN-dependent monooxygenase (This protein belongs to a clade of FMN-dependent monooxygenases, within a broader family of flavin-dependent oxidoreductases, the luciferase-like monooxygenase (LMM) family, some of whose members use coenzyme F420 rather than FMN.); its protein translation is MSVRRQVHLAALCPGTEDTTGWADPRADSYTAFVSFERLAGIAERGLFDFLLLGEGLRLPEHRGRIHDLEPVSRPEPAALLHALAGSTARLGLAATADTAFGEPYELARRIATLDHLSGGRAAWRVTATPDAAENFRPGTPAEHSARTAEFVTVAKLLWDSWTPDGMPRLFAHQGRHFDIAGQFGLPRSPQGRPVVIHGGESAKTRELAAATADVLLTRHGPLETARFRYGRVKRRLAAYGRAPEELRIMPGVTVVLGDTAAEAQERAAGIRRQRVTPQYARYALERLWGVDLSGHDPDGPLPAIAPRSRDGATLARVGRWRALAEEKGLSGRETVIEASGRQSFVGTPDSVASDLHAQVLEGAADGFLLAADGLEEFVDRVVPLLQERGAFRTEYQGATLRSHLGLPHPGEEG